Proteins encoded within one genomic window of Candidatus Rokuibacteriota bacterium:
- the asnB gene encoding asparagine synthase (glutamine-hydrolyzing): MSGLVGICHAYGLAVDPSLLERMSGAMAHRGPDGEGRWVSGPVGLAHRLLYTTPESLHEEQPVVDSQGTCRLVWDGRLDNREELIAALKAERRPLSGQTDPELTLEAYRQWGAGALGRIIGEFAFALWDGRRGRLLCARDRLGLKPLHYTWDGVTLLISSETKPILAVLDRMPEPDDEMILAFLLREFREGDHARTFFRGIHRLPPGHLLVLEEGRLWIERYWAVDPPRETRYARDEEYAEHFRSLFTEAVRCRTRSDFPIGAFVSGGLDSSAIVCTAARVFADGGAVSPSLDAFTLFSDHPDSDERRYVRAVGRASGVKVHEIHASDDDPLYRLDDLLWSVESPIVAANRQSGLASLESVDAWGCRVLLSGDGGDQLLDEIGYLADLLRTLKPGRFIRETGELARWYGGQPWEFAQLALASLLPSRLKYWGKRAARRAPPSWIRPHLAREVGLRERIREPRVRLPFPSCVQADTHVSVTGAYYVLKVEVDERAVARWGMELRYPFLDSRLVEFVLSIPWERRTRDGERKWILRRSMQGIVPDTIRSRQGKGDWTDPMDRNLTALCRRDPPAPLEDRSGRMGRYVDLERAHELVTRYLRGERELRWEVWFLVSVDRWLEKFWGRC; the protein is encoded by the coding sequence ATGAGCGGGCTTGTGGGGATCTGTCACGCTTACGGACTGGCCGTGGATCCGAGTCTCCTGGAGCGGATGTCGGGGGCCATGGCCCATCGGGGCCCCGATGGCGAGGGCCGGTGGGTGAGCGGGCCAGTCGGGCTGGCTCATCGGCTCCTCTACACGACCCCGGAGTCTCTCCACGAGGAGCAGCCAGTGGTTGACTCCCAGGGCACGTGCCGGCTGGTCTGGGATGGCCGGCTCGACAACCGGGAGGAACTGATCGCAGCCCTGAAGGCGGAGCGACGTCCGCTTTCGGGTCAGACCGATCCTGAGCTGACGCTGGAGGCGTACAGGCAGTGGGGAGCGGGCGCCCTGGGAAGAATCATCGGGGAGTTTGCGTTCGCGCTCTGGGATGGCCGAAGGGGGAGGCTTCTCTGTGCGAGAGACCGGCTCGGGCTCAAACCGCTTCACTACACGTGGGACGGCGTCACCCTGCTGATCAGCTCGGAGACGAAGCCCATTCTCGCCGTTCTTGACCGGATGCCGGAACCTGACGACGAGATGATCCTGGCCTTTTTGCTCAGGGAGTTCCGGGAGGGGGATCACGCGCGGACCTTCTTCCGCGGAATCCATCGGCTCCCGCCCGGCCACCTCCTCGTGCTCGAGGAGGGACGCCTTTGGATCGAGCGTTACTGGGCCGTCGATCCGCCACGGGAGACCCGGTACGCCCGCGACGAGGAATACGCCGAGCACTTCCGCTCCCTTTTCACGGAGGCTGTGAGGTGTCGCACGCGCAGCGACTTCCCGATCGGCGCCTTCGTGAGCGGCGGTCTGGACTCGTCGGCGATCGTCTGTACCGCCGCGCGGGTCTTCGCCGACGGCGGGGCGGTCTCCCCCTCGCTGGACGCCTTCACGCTCTTTTCAGATCACCCGGATTCTGACGAGCGGCGGTACGTCCGGGCGGTGGGCCGGGCCTCGGGTGTCAAGGTGCACGAGATCCACGCGTCGGACGACGACCCGCTCTACCGGCTTGACGATCTCCTCTGGTCGGTCGAGAGCCCGATCGTCGCGGCGAACCGCCAGAGCGGCCTCGCCTCGCTGGAGTCGGTTGACGCCTGGGGGTGCCGGGTACTCCTGTCGGGTGACGGTGGAGACCAGCTCCTGGACGAGATCGGTTACCTGGCCGATCTGCTGCGCACGCTGAAGCCCGGACGGTTCATCCGCGAGACCGGCGAGCTGGCCCGCTGGTACGGCGGCCAGCCGTGGGAGTTTGCCCAGCTGGCGCTCGCCAGCCTTCTCCCGTCCCGGCTCAAGTACTGGGGCAAGCGGGCGGCCCGCCGCGCCCCACCGAGCTGGATCCGCCCGCACCTGGCCCGCGAGGTCGGGCTGCGGGAGCGCATCCGCGAGCCGCGCGTTCGGCTGCCGTTCCCGTCCTGCGTCCAGGCTGACACACACGTCTCCGTGACCGGGGCCTACTATGTCCTGAAGGTCGAGGTGGACGAACGGGCTGTGGCCCGGTGGGGCATGGAGCTCAGATATCCGTTCCTGGACAGTCGGCTCGTGGAGTTCGTCCTCTCGATCCCCTGGGAGCGGAGGACGCGCGATGGCGAGCGAAAATGGATCTTGCGACGATCGATGCAGGGGATCGTGCCTGACACGATCCGGTCGAGACAGGGGAAGGGAGACTGGACCGATCCGATGGATCGAAACCTGACCGCTCTCTGTCGCCGTGATCCGCCCGCCCCGCTCGAGGATCGCTCGGGACGGATGGGGCGCTACGTGGACCTGGAGCGAGCGCACGAGCTGGTGACCCGCTATCTCCGGGGGGAGAGGGAGCTTCGATGGGAGGTGTGGTTCTTGGTGAGCGTGGACCGCTGGCTCGAGAAATTCTGGGGGAGATGTTGA
- the asnB gene encoding asparagine synthase (glutamine-hydrolyzing), giving the protein MSAIAGICHSGGRPADPALLQRMTDILAHRGPDGEGQWVAGPVGLGHRMLHTTPESLHEKQPLADAHGTCQLAWDGRVDNREELIAALKIDRHDQEGLTDPELVLEAYGQWGAGCVRRIVGEFAFALWDGRRRELVCARDPIGVKPFYYHWAGQRLLFGSEVKALFADPAIARRPNEAMIADYLLMGFRDPEATFFEGIKQLRPGHVLRLADSGLSIERYWDVDPSRQARYAKEEDYLEAFAALFREAVRCRLRSCSPVGLLLSGGIDSTLVTATAETLRLADVGVPELAAFTLLAEGFLQEEWDAIQHLARRYGTEVHFVRPEGADGPITLFELFLDCAETPHHDPALTIPALVGPAAARGCRVLLTGFGADELSQRAEAGYLADLLHSLQLGTLVRHARLSSTAYGGTGSGRTVLALVWDQFPPGLRRLFRAGVKRQLPRWIDAEFATRVGLDRWTMPRERRRFPTLCQETTYRALTRPAMALALNQMDGMVSAFSLECRHPYLDRRLVEFFLAVPSAVTLAPGYRKQFVQRALAAIAPVRQREEVAQFVPVMNGRLPTELEAKRLERDLFGSDGRVFRYVSRREAERLRERYVWTQGRHRNLLWNFARLEVWLRQWFPEWNSERRGKS; this is encoded by the coding sequence ATGAGCGCGATTGCCGGAATCTGTCACAGCGGTGGGCGCCCGGCCGACCCGGCGCTCCTCCAGCGCATGACCGACATCCTCGCGCATCGCGGCCCGGACGGCGAGGGCCAGTGGGTGGCAGGGCCGGTCGGGCTGGGCCATCGGATGCTCCACACCACCCCGGAGTCGCTCCACGAGAAGCAGCCGCTGGCGGACGCTCACGGGACCTGCCAGCTCGCCTGGGATGGGCGGGTCGACAACCGTGAGGAGCTGATCGCGGCGCTGAAGATCGACCGACACGATCAGGAAGGATTGACCGATCCTGAGCTGGTTCTGGAGGCCTACGGGCAGTGGGGCGCGGGCTGCGTGAGGCGGATCGTCGGCGAGTTCGCGTTCGCGCTCTGGGACGGCAGACGGCGGGAGCTCGTGTGCGCGCGAGACCCGATCGGGGTCAAACCCTTCTACTACCACTGGGCCGGCCAGCGGCTCCTCTTTGGCTCGGAGGTGAAGGCGCTGTTCGCCGATCCGGCGATCGCCAGGCGGCCAAACGAGGCGATGATCGCCGATTACCTCCTGATGGGCTTTCGCGACCCCGAGGCGACCTTCTTTGAGGGGATCAAGCAGTTGAGACCGGGCCACGTCCTTCGCCTGGCAGACTCAGGTCTCTCGATCGAGCGCTACTGGGACGTGGATCCGTCGCGTCAGGCCCGGTACGCGAAGGAAGAGGACTATCTCGAGGCGTTCGCAGCGCTCTTCCGCGAGGCGGTGCGCTGCCGTCTCCGGAGCTGCTCGCCGGTGGGACTGCTGCTCAGCGGAGGAATCGACTCGACGTTAGTCACTGCGACGGCAGAGACGCTCCGGCTGGCGGATGTGGGCGTTCCCGAACTGGCGGCGTTCACCCTGCTGGCCGAAGGGTTCCTGCAGGAGGAGTGGGACGCGATCCAGCACCTGGCCAGGAGATACGGCACCGAGGTCCACTTCGTTCGTCCTGAGGGAGCGGACGGGCCGATCACGTTGTTCGAGCTCTTCCTCGACTGCGCCGAGACCCCTCACCACGATCCTGCCCTCACGATTCCGGCGCTCGTCGGGCCGGCGGCGGCGCGGGGCTGCCGGGTCCTGCTGACAGGGTTTGGAGCGGACGAGTTGAGCCAGCGTGCCGAGGCGGGGTATCTTGCGGACCTTCTCCATTCGCTCCAGCTCGGAACGCTGGTCCGGCATGCCCGGCTCAGCTCGACGGCCTACGGCGGAACTGGCTCCGGGCGGACCGTCCTGGCGCTCGTCTGGGATCAATTTCCGCCTGGACTCCGCCGGCTCTTCAGGGCTGGGGTGAAGCGCCAGCTCCCCCGCTGGATCGACGCCGAGTTTGCCACGCGGGTCGGGCTGGACCGGTGGACGATGCCGAGGGAGCGGCGGAGATTCCCGACGCTGTGCCAGGAAACCACCTACCGCGCGCTCACGCGACCGGCGATGGCGCTCGCGCTGAACCAGATGGACGGGATGGTCTCAGCCTTCTCGCTGGAGTGCCGCCACCCGTACCTGGACCGACGGCTGGTGGAATTCTTCCTCGCCGTGCCGTCGGCCGTGACGCTGGCACCCGGCTATCGAAAGCAGTTCGTCCAGCGCGCGCTGGCGGCCATCGCGCCGGTGAGGCAACGCGAAGAGGTCGCGCAGTTCGTCCCAGTGATGAATGGCCGGCTGCCCACTGAGCTGGAGGCGAAGCGGCTGGAGCGCGACCTGTTCGGTTCCGACGGGCGGGTCTTTCGCTACGTCAGCCGCCGGGAAGCCGAACGGCTCCGGGAGCGCTACGTGTGGACGCAGGGGCGACATCGGAACCTCTTGTGGAATTTCGCAAGGCTGGAGGTGTGGCTCCGGCAGTGGTTTCCCGAGTGGAACTCAGAACGAAGAGGTAAGTCATGA
- a CDS encoding lasso peptide biosynthesis B2 protein gives MKSLSERLRNLFRLPPGERAILAEAWGLFLLVELALRVLSFKRLLGLHRKLSRTTGATPASGRPASLARVVWLVEVAGRYAPVNPTCLKKALVLSWLLGRWGIPTALRIGVSREEGKLRAHAWLDYAGEPILGGQEAGRYEPLFHSR, from the coding sequence TTGAAATCGTTGAGTGAGCGGCTGCGGAATTTATTCCGGCTCCCTCCCGGCGAGCGGGCCATCCTCGCCGAGGCCTGGGGGCTCTTTCTCCTCGTGGAGCTGGCGCTGAGAGTCCTGAGCTTCAAGCGGCTGCTGGGGCTCCACCGGAAGCTCTCCCGCACGACGGGTGCGACCCCGGCCTCGGGCCGCCCCGCATCCCTGGCTCGCGTGGTCTGGCTCGTGGAGGTTGCCGGCCGGTACGCGCCGGTCAACCCCACCTGCCTGAAAAAGGCGCTCGTCCTCTCGTGGCTCCTCGGGCGGTGGGGCATCCCGACAGCCTTGCGGATCGGCGTGTCGCGCGAGGAGGGGAAGCTCAGGGCACACGCCTGGCTCGATTACGCCGGCGAGCCGATCCTCGGCGGTCAGGAGGCCGGGCGATATGAGCCGCTGTTCCATTCGCGGTGA
- a CDS encoding PqqD family protein produces MSAALARELSLASRVRIRDDVVFHDLGGEIVILNLETGVYFGLDPAGTRIWQLVREHASLRAVRDALLEEYAVAEPRCTDDLLQFITRLRENDLVEIVE; encoded by the coding sequence ATGAGTGCCGCGCTGGCGAGAGAACTGTCGCTCGCATCTCGAGTCCGGATCCGAGACGACGTCGTCTTTCACGATCTGGGGGGCGAGATCGTCATCCTCAATCTCGAGACCGGCGTCTACTTCGGCCTGGATCCGGCCGGTACGCGGATCTGGCAACTCGTCCGGGAGCACGCCTCGCTGCGCGCGGTGCGTGACGCGCTCCTGGAGGAGTACGCGGTCGCGGAGCCACGCTGCACGGACGATCTGCTCCAGTTCATCACGCGACTGCGGGAGAACGACTTAGTTGAAATCGTTGAGTGA